One Aspergillus oryzae RIB40 DNA, chromosome 2 genomic window carries:
- a CDS encoding mitochondrial-processing protease subunit alpha (mitochondrial processing peptidase, alpha subunit), whose amino-acid sequence MRRSVLRAVESAKPLARAPRSVSRSFATVNEAGSKDPVELDQITTLPNGIRVATESLPGPFSGVGVYVDAGSRYEDESLRGVSHIMDRLAFKSTKKRSSDEMLEVLEGLGGNIQCASSRESLMYQSASFNSAVPTTLGLLAETIRDPLITEEEVLQQLGTAEYEIGEIWAKPELILPELVHMAAYKDNTLGNPLLCPEERLGEINKAVVDKYREVFFNPDRMVVAFAGVPHDVAVKLTEQYFGDMQGKKSSNGPVLSGTGIETTLSNSQSAVEEGQVPTIPQFTPSSTTSTTPASPKSESSLLSKLPFLKSLSGSQKGSVSPLDPSLVEPSTFNLTRPSHYTGGFLALPPIRPPANPMLPRLSHIHLAFEALPISNPDIYALATLQTLLGGGGSFSAGGPGKGMYSRLYTNVLNQHGWVESCIAFNHSYTDSGIFGISASCSPTRTPEMLEVMCRELQALTLDNGYSALQAQEVNRAKNQLRSSLLMNLESRMVELEDLGRQVQVHGRKVGVKEMCDHIDALTVEDLRRVARQVFGGNVQNKGQGTGKPTVVLQEGELEGYKLRSFPWEEIQERIARWKLGRR is encoded by the exons ATGCGTCGCTCAGTATTGCGGGCAGTTGAGTCCGCGAAACCACTCGCCCGCGCGCCTCGTTCCGTTTCAAGGAGCTTCGCTACTGTCAACGAGGCCGGTTCCAAG GATCCTGTTGAGCTCGACCAGATCACCACTTTGCCGAATGGAATTCGTGTCGCTACTGAGTCTTTGCCAGGCCCCTTCTCTGGTGTTGGAGTTTACGTCGACGCCGGTTCCCGATACGAGGATGAGAGTCTACGAGGAGTTAGCCACATAATGGATCGACTAGCATTCAAGTCGACTAAGAAGCGGTCTAGTGACGAGATgcttgaagttcttgagggccttggaggaaataTTCAGTGCGCCTCTTCACGAGAGTCGCTGATGTACCAGTCCGCCAGTTTCAACTCGGCTGTCCCAACAACTCTGGGGCTTTTGGCTGAGACAATTCGTGATCCGCTCAtcacagaagaggaggtgctccagcAGCTGGGTACAGCTGAGTATGAGATTGGCGAGATCTGGGCCAAGCCGGAGCTTATTCTACCGGAGCTGGTACATATGGCCGCCTACAAGGATAACACATTGGGAAACCCTCTATTATGCCCGGAGGAAAGATTGGGAGAGATTAACAAAGCGGTTGTGGATAAATATCGCgaagtcttcttcaacccTGACAGGATGGTCGTTGCGTTCGCCGGTGTGCCGCATGATGTAGCTGTCAAGCTCACGGAGCAGTACTTCGGTGATATGCAGGGGAAAAAGTCGAGCAATGGTCCTGTTCTATCGGGAACCGGCATTGAAACTACTTTGTCGAACTCCCAGTCGGCCGTCGAAGAAGGGCAAGTGCCTACAATTCCCCAGTTCACGCCATCGTCTACCACATCGACCACTCCTGCATCCCCGAAGTCCGAGTCCAGTCTCCTTTCAAAACTTCCATTCCTCAAAAGCCTTTCCGGATCGCAGAAGGGCTCCGTGTCACCATTGGATCCTTCTTTGGTGGAACCGTCAACATTCAACTTGACACGCCCTTCTCATTATACTGGCGGTTTCCTCGCTCTCCCTCCAATTCGCCCTCCGGCGAACCCTATGCTTCCTCGCTTGAGCCATATCCATCTCGCATTTGAGGCTCTtcccatctccaaccctGACATCTATGCTCTCGCAACCCTCCAGACACTgctcggtggtggtggatcATTCTCTGCAGGCGGTCCCGGCAAGGGTATGTACTCACGCCTTTACACAAACGTGTTGAACCAGCATGGATGGGTTGAGAGCTGTATTGCTTTTAACCATAGCTACACTGACAGCGGAATCTTTGGAATCTCTGCCTCCTGCAGTCCGACCCGGACGCCTGAGATGCTTGAGGTCATGTGCCGCGAACTGCAGGCACTGACTCTCGACAACGGTTACTCTGCCTTGCAGGCCCAGGAAGTTAACCGTGCAAAGAATCAGCTCCGCTCCTCTCTTCTCATGAACCTGGAGTCACGAATGGTCGAATTGGAGGACCTCGGACGCCAGGTTCAGGTGCATGGCCGCAAGGTTGGAGTGAAAGAGATGTGCGATCATATCGATGCATTGACCGTGGAGGATCTGCGCCGGGTTGCCCGACAGGTTTTCGGTGGTAACGTCCAGAACAAGGGACAAGGCACTGGTAAGCCAACTGTGGTTCTGCAGGAAGGCGAACTGGAGGGATATAAACTTCGTTCTTTCCCATGGGAGGAGATTCAAGAAAGGATCGCCAGGTGGAAGttgggaagaaggtga
- a CDS encoding mitochondrial import receptor subunit TOM22 (predicted protein): MVQLQEVEDEHYAQEKPQVTKNNVLLASDDEDDDYTDTESEISEDSDIELDGETFYERLSALKDMIPPSARRQVNNTVSSITSFTKSSLMFSGRALWVISTSAFLVGIPFALAYAEEEQYVQMEREQGMIKGANEMLTPGAISEEQKQAQPTL; encoded by the exons ATGGTTCAGCTTCAAGAAGTCGAGGACGAACACTACGCCCAGGAGAAGCCCCAGGTCACCAAGAACAACGTTCTTCTTGCctcggacgacgaagatgatgactACACTGATACCG AGTCTGAAATATCCGAGGACTCCGATATCGAGCTCGACGGCGAGACCTTCTACGAGCGTCTGTCCGCTCTGAAAGACATGATCCCTCCCTCCGCCCGCCGCCAGGTCAACAACACAGTTTCCTCCATCACCTCATTCACAAAGTCCAGTCTCATGTTCAGCGGTCGGGCACTCTGGGTTATCAGCACCAGTGCTTTCCTTGTCGGTATCCCATTCGCGCTCGCCTatgcggaggaggagcagTACGTTCAGATGGAGCGTGAGCAGGGCATGATCAAGGGTGCCAACGAG ATGCTCACCCCCGGTGCGATTTCcgaggagcagaagcaggCTCAACCTACTCTGTAA
- the lcb2 gene encoding putative serine palmitoyltransferase 2 (serine palmitoyltransferase) encodes MPRRSVNSSANNPSNSQSTSSNSGKGGITFKAPTTKPSLLSQLFSTSPKSKSDSQSANVAARGASGNAHPTSISSASLSLPTISLSTATAGNPNMDEPPTTLFQPPSPEEARRQAKANAQFGTIGHPSHRYSSQHPGGVFPEPIMDEPPYYYLLTTYISYLILIAFGHVRDFFGKRFREENYRHLKPRNGYGALNSDFDNFYVRRLKLRINDCFERPVTGVPGRYITLIDRATDDHNKHFYFTGTTTDTLNLSSYNYLGFAQSEGPCADLAEESIRKYGITAPSTRAEVGTQDLHMEVEDLVAKFVGKEASMVFSMGFGTNANIFPALVGKGDLIISDELNHASIRFGARLSGASIGMFKHNDMKDLENKLREAISQGQPRTHRPWKKILVVVEGLYSMEGSMCNLPGLISLKRRYKFHLFVDEAHSIGAIGPKGRGVCDYFGIDTNEVDILMGTLTKSFGANGGYIAADKNMIDQLRAANSGVIYGESPAPAILSQISSALRIISGEIVPGQGEERLQRLAFNSRYLRLGLKRLGFIVYGHDDSPIIPVLLFNPAKMPAFSHEMLKRKISVVVVGYPATPLVSSRARFCVSAAHTKEDLDRVLTACDEIGNVLQLKFSTGVAGGALPSNEDVTPPPEMEKEWHRKRDPVAPPRWRIEDVIRRGVQDAKGPLY; translated from the coding sequence ATGCCTCGTCGATCCGTCAACTCTTCCGCCAACAACCCCTCCAACTCGCAGTCCACCTCATCCAACTCTGGAAAGGGCGGTATCACCTTCAAGGCGCCCACAACCAAACCTAGTCTCTTGAGCCAACtattctcaacctcccctAAGTCTAAATCCGACTCTCAGTCTGCGAACGTGGCCGCCAGAGGAGCCAGTGGGAACGCTCATCCTACTTCGATCAGCTCGGCTTCACTGTCCTTACCGAccatttctctctctacTGCTACCGCGGGAAACCCCAATATGGACGAACCGCCGACCACGCTCTTTCAGCCCCCCTCGCCGGAGGAGGCTCGTCGCCAGGCCAAGGCAAACGCGCAGTTTGGCACCATTGGCCATCCCAGCCACCGGTATTCCAGTCAACATCCTGGCGGTGTCTTTCCCGAGCCGATAATGGATGAGCCTCCCTATTATTACCTTCTTACTACCTATATTAGTTACCTAATCCTAATCGCATTTGGACATGTCCGTGATTTTTTTGGGAAACGCTTCCGTGAAGAGAATTACAGACACTTGAAACCCCGGAATGGATACGGTGCCCTCAACAGCGACTTCGACAATTTCTACGTCCGTCGCCTTAAGCTGCGTATCAATGATTGTTTTGAGCGCCCGGTGACGGGTGTCCCCGGAAGATACATCACGCTGATCGACCGTGCGACTGATGATCACAACAAGCACTTTTACTTCACCGGAACCACCACCGATACACTGAACCTGAGTTCGTACAACTACCTTGGTTTTGCGCAGTCCGAAGGCCCATGTGCAGACCTCGCCGAGGAGTCGATTAGGAAATATGGCATCACCGCTCCTAGCACCCGAGCGGAGGTTGGCACACAGGATCTTCACATGGAAGTAGAGGATCTTGTCGCTAAGTTCGTGGGCAAGGAAGCGTCAATGGTCTTCTCTATGGGTTTTGGCACTAATGCAAATATCTTTCCCGCTCTGGTCGGTAAAGGCGATCTTATCATTTCTGATGAGCTGAACCACGCGTCAATCCGCTTCGGTGCACGTCTTTCTGGGGCATCTATCGGTATGTTCAAGCACAACGATATGAAGGACCTGGAGAATAAGCTCCGGGAGGCTATCAGTCAAGGTCAGCCCCGTACTCATCGCccctggaagaagatattgGTCGTTGTGGAAGGCCTTTATTCTATGGAAGGATCGATGTGCAACCTCCCGGGCCTGATTTCTTTGAAACGACGTTACAAGTTCCATCTTTTTGTTGATGAAGCCCACTCAATTGGTGCTATTGGACCGAAAGGCAGAGGTGTTTGTGACTATTTCGGCATTGATACAAACGAAGTGGATATTCTCATGGGAACCCTCACAAAGTCCTTTGGTGCTAATGGAGGGTATATCGCTGCCGACAAGAACATGATCGATCAGCTTCGTGCAGCGAATTCTGGAGTCATCTACGGAGAATCGCCAGCCCCGGCTATCTTGTCCCAAATCTCGTCTGCTCTTCGTATCATCAGCGGCGAAATCGTTCCGGGTCAAGGTGAAGAGCGACTGCAGCGTTTGGCCTTTAACTCCCGATACCTTCGTCTGGGCCTGAAACGTCTTGGCTTTATAGTGTACGGCCACGACGATTCCCCAATTATCCCAGTGCTGCTGTTCAACCCTGCTAAGAtgccagccttctcccaTGAAATGCTCAAGCGAAAGATTTCTGTTGTCGTTGTCGGTTATCCTGCTACACCCTTGGTCTCCTCCCGTGCTCGTTTCTGCGTCTCTGCCGCGCATACTAAGGAAGACCTCGATCGGGTATTGACCGCTTGTGATGAGATTGGCAATGTCTTACAACTCAAATTCTCGACTGGTGTTGCCGGCGGAGCCCTCCCCTCGAATGAGGACGTGACCCCTCCTccagagatggagaaggaatggcACCGGAAGCGAGACCCCGTTGCTCCCCCGCGGTGGCGTATCGAGGACGTTATCAGGCGCGGTGTCCAGGACGCCAAAGGTCCGTTGTATTAG
- a CDS encoding putative MFS sugar transporter (predicted transporter (major facilitator superfamily)): protein MTERRLRRLGLFNREPRKGVRDVFDLESHGCIREGSRLPKERIPSGILIEAATQQSWRSTSWALKEPITGSCISVSIFRFNTYLGDPRYISCVAAACMVLYGYDASVYNSVQGSKNWVLYFNDPDDNMIGAVNTAYTVGAIFGGFFLGGPVADFLGRKYGMAIGCVMVIASTFMQTFAPRGNIACFLAGRCIIGIGQGIALTAGPIYIGELAPAEIRGKIMTFWQMFYSVGSFICFWVNYGCTEHKENLGEWDWKMVVIFQLLVPCLILKARKALQRVREPHEVEEELLKIREAIEYEKEAISGSYSALWKDKSLRKRMALALVINAGQQITGQGTLNTYSTKIYQKVFPNAGQIALINALNATFGIIFTLNAVWIIDRFGRKFLLIVGGIGMGICMIIVAAVETETPSIGDPGSDVKSTPVGISIVFLLFLFIFFYKPSWGATVWIWTSEIFSMNVRAQAVGMASQTQNVANAIVQQFFPTFLNNCGFYAFYMFAGINFLLSVFVFFFIPETKQVPLEEIDALFGGANHVTHGEELVAGEKQLQVMQSNTGTEKAEAVTIENAPTRQH from the exons ATGACAGAGAGGAGGCTCAGACGTCTTGGTCTCTTTAATAGGGAGCCTCGCAAGGGAGTACGGGATGTTTTCGATCTAGAGTCGCATGGGTGCATCCGTGAGGGAAGCAGGTTACCGAAGGAGAGGATTCCT TCTGGTATTTTAATCGAAGCTGCAACGCAGCAATCATGGCGTTCAACCTCATGGGCTCTAAAAGAGCCTATAACTGGTTCGTGCATATCAGTCTCAATCTTCAGATTTAATACTTACTTGGGAGATCCTAGGTATATCTCCTGCGTCGCAGCAGCATGCATGGTCCTTTATGGATATGATGCATCGGTATATAACTCCGTACAAGGCTCGAAGAACTGGGTCCTCTATTTTAATGACCCGGATGACAACATGATCGGAGCTGTCAATACGGCTTATACTGTGGGTGCCatctttggtggtttcttcTTGGGAGGGCCCGTAGCAGACTTCCTTGGTCGTAAATATGGAATGGCAATCGGCTGTGTCATGGTGATCGCTTCCACGTTCATGCAGACCTTCGCGCCTCGTGGTAACATTGCATGCTTCCTTGCTGGGCGATGCATCATCGGTATCGGTCAAGGCATTGCTCTGA CTGCGGGTCCAATCTACATTGGCGAGCTGGCACCGGCAGAAATTCGTGGAAAGATCATGACCTTCTGGCAAATGTTCTACTCGGTTGGTTCCTTTATCTGTTTCTGGGTAAACTACGGGTGTACAGAACACAAAGAGAACTTGGGTGAATGGGACTGGAAGATGGTTGTTATCTTTCAACTCTTGGTTCCTTGCTTAATTCTG AAAGCCCGTAAGGCTCTCCAAAGAGTTCGCGAACCTCATGAGGTCGAGGAAGAGCTCCTCAAAATCCGCGAAGCTATTGAATACGAAAAAGAGGCCATCTCTGGAAGCTACTCTGCACTGTGGAAAGACAAGTCTCTCCGCAAGCGTATGGCTCTCGCTCTGGTCATTAATGCTGGTCAGCAGATCACTGGACAGGGCACGCTGAACACTTACTCTACCAAGATCTACCAAAAGGTGTTTCCCAACGCTGGTCAGATTGCTCTCATCAATGCTCTCAATGCGACCTTTGGAATTATTTTCACGCTCAACGCTGTCTGGATTATTGATCGATTTGGGCGCAAATTCCTTCTCATTGTTGGTGGCATCGGTATGGGAATCTGCATGATCATCGTTGCAGCGGTCGAGACCGAAACCCCATCAATTGGTGATCCCGGCTCAGACGTCAAGAGCACGCCCGTCGGCATATCGATCGTATTCTTACTCTTTCTattcatcttctttt ACAAACCTTCTTGGGGAGCTACCGTGTGGATTTGGACATCTGAGATTTTCTCTATGAATGTCAGAGCCCAAGCGGTGGGAATGGCATCTCAGACGCAGAACGTCGCCAATGCCATCGTCCAACAGTTCTTCCCAACTTTCCTCAATAACTGCGGCTTCTACGCCTTCTACATGTTTGCCGGTATCAACTTCCTCTTGTCAGTGTTcgtgttcttcttcatccccgAGACCAAGCAGGTTCctttggaagagatcgatgcTCTCTTCGGTGGCGCTAACCACGTCACACACGGCGAAGAACTTGTGGCGGGTGAGAAGCAACTGCAGGTGATGCAGTCAAACACAGGTACTGAAAAGGCTGAAGCAGTCACGATTGAGAATGCCCCCACACGGCAGCACTGA
- a CDS encoding uncharacterized protein (predicted protein), producing MQPRFRQRNEDSDVESSVASDEDLDRYEDDFVLEDGTLGAPSSLPDMPFEFTRHAYKQLKDYFQDAVEWMVFNQLNPAFERSSPVYQVAFSKLEDEVKGRTGSQLISSVWNANFRNALMARPHMEVTGYPTLENHPCDACNRSGHPASSDMKLHGKAYSLETFEPLSDEASDAEEDGQERDRNGHVLPDENTRFLLGRRLDSASSKSP from the exons ATGCAGCCTCGTTTCCGCCAACGAAACGAGGATAGTGACGTTGAATCCTCCGTGGCAAgcgatgaagatcttgatcgttatgaagatgatttcGTTCTAGAAGATGGGACTCTCGGCGCACCGAGCAGTCTCCCGGATATGCCATTCGAATTCACCCGTCATGCATACAAGCAACTGAAGGATTACTTCCAAGACGCAGTGGAATGGATGGTATTCAATCAGCTTAATCCAGCCTTTGAGCGCTCTAGCCCAGTCTACCAAGTCGCATTTTCAAAATTAGAAGATGAGGTTAAAGGCCGGACTGGATCGCAGTTGATTTCCTCGGTTTGGAACGCCAACTTCCGCAACGCCCTCATGGCAAGGCCTCACATGGAAGTTACCGGATATCCAACGCTAGAGAACCATCCTTGCGATGCCTGCAACCGATCCGGCCATCCAGCCTCCTCCGACATGAAGCTGCATGGAAAAGCATACTCATTGGAGACGTTTGAACCGTTGTCGGATGAGGCTAGTGacgccgaagaggatggacAAGAACGGGATCGAAATGGACATGTTCTCCCCGATGAGAACACTCGATTCTTGCTGGGAAG ACGCTTGGATAGTGCCTCATCCAAATCTCCCTAG
- a CDS encoding acetoacetate--CoA ligase family protein (acyl-CoA synthetase) has protein sequence MSSNGVPTGSKELWRHSSPQDTQIYDFMMKLNAEHNLSLKSYNDLWRWSISKPALFWERIWHYTAIKSHKPYDRVLESDGDLFPRPNFFEGSRLNFAENLLYPASALDENEVAIIAATESEREYVSWKELRERVRQCASSLKEAGLQSGDRVAGFLGNHTNTVVAMLATSSIGAFWTGVSPDTGVHAVLERLKQIEPKILFADNASLYNGKVHGAEAKIRQIVPGLPNLELLVVFETIKSHQINLEELSPAQGKVSTYESFLSAASDPSAPLEFASLEPGHPVYILYSSGTTGAPKPIVHGSLGTLLQHKKEHMLHCDIRPGDRLFYFTTVTWMMWHWLVSGLASGATIVLYDGSPFRPFDSEGGNGEMAMPRLIDELKITHFGTSAKYLSILEQASLNPRKHPHRPVTLQTLRAIFSTGSPLAPSTFEYVYSSFHPDIMLGSITGGTDILSLFCSCCPILPVYKGEIQCRSLAMAVSVYDYAGNDISASGEPGDLVCTKPFPAQPVMFWPPGAVGEEKYRKSYFDIFGPSVWHHGDFVRLDPQTGGVVMLGRSDGVLKPAGVRFGSAEIYNILLKHFAEEVEDSLCIGRRRDGIDTDETVVLFVKLASQEKTIPQELAARIQATIRKELSPRHVPGIVDACPEIPVTSNGKKVENAVKQILCGLNIKIGASVANASCLDWYRAWATANS, from the exons ATGTCCTCAAATGGGGTTCCCACCGGTTCAAAAGAACTATGGCGGCATAGTTCTCCGCAAGACACGCAGATATATGACTTCATGATGAAGCTAAACGCAGAGCACAATCTGTCTTTGAAGAGCTACAATGACCTTTGGCGTTGGAGTATCTCGAAGCCTGCACTCTTCTGGGAGCGGATATGGCACTATACAGCGATAAAGTCTCATAAACCATATGACCGT GTCCTAGAATCTGATGGAGATCTCTTCCCTAGACCCAACTTCTTCGAAGGTAGTAGACTGAACTTCGCCGAGAATCTTCTCTACCCAGCTAGCGCGCtcgatgagaatgaggtGGCGATAATCGCTGCTACGGAGTCGGAACGAGAGTATGTTTCATGGAAAGAGCTGCGCGAACGCGTTCGGCAATGTGCCAGCTCGCTAAAGGAAGCGGGCTTACAGTCCGGGGATCGTGTGGCAGGGTTTTTAGGGAACCATACCAATACCGTTGTCGCTATGCTGGCGACAAGTTCCATAGGAGCATTCTGGACTGGTGTCTCCCCGGACACGGGTGTGCACGCAGTGTTAGAGCGCCTGAAACAGATAGAACCGAAGATTCTATTCGCTGACAATGCTTCATTATATAATGGTAAAGTGCATGGGGCAGAGGCCAAAATTCGCCAAATTGTTCCAGGACTGCCAAATCTGGAGCTGCTTGTTGTATTCGAGACAATCAAGTCACATCAGATCAATCTTGAGGAGCTGTCACCAGCTCAGGGAAAGGTATCTACATATGAGTCTTTCCTCTCTGCCGCCAGCGACCCTTCGGCTCCTCTTGAATTTGCAAGCTTAGAGCCTGGTCACCCCgtctatatattatactcTTCTGGTACGACAGGGGCACCTAAGCCTATTGTTCATGGATCGCTTGGAACATTGCTGCAGCATAAAAAGGAGCACATGCTCCATTGCGACATTCGCCCCGGAGACCGCTTGTTCTACTTTACTACTGTCACCTGGATGATGTGGCATTGGCTGGTCTCCGGACTTGCCAGTGGTGCCACCATTGTTTTGTACGATGGTTCCCCCTTTCGACCATTTGACTCTGAAGGCGGAAATGGAGAGATGGCCATGCCACGTCTAATCGATGAATTGAAGATAACCCACTTTGGAACATCAGCCAAGTACCTGTCTATCTTGGAGCAGGCTTCCCTGAATCCGCGAAAGCACCCCCACCGGCCGGTAACACTGCAAACTCTGAGAGCGATATTTAGCACTGGCTCTCCGCTGGCGCCCTCCACATTTGAATACGTCTACTCATCCTTTCACCCTGATATCATGCTGGGTTCAATCACTGGCGGAACAGATATTCTGTCCTTGTTTTGTTCCTGCTGCCCTATCTTGCCAGTGTACAAGGGTGAAATTCAATGTCGCAGCCTAGCCATGGCTGTTTCTGTATACGACTACGCAGGTAACGATATCAGCGCGTCTGGCGAGCCCGGCGATCTTGTCTGTACAAAACCTTTCCCTGCACAGCCGGTCATGTTCTGGCCACCTGGGGCTGTTGGTGAAGAGAAATACCGCAAGAGttattttgatattttcGGACCATCAGTTTGGCATCATGGAGACTTCGTGCGCTTGGATCCTCAGACTGGAGGGGTGGTCATGCTAGGTCGGAGCGATGGCGTCCTGAAACCGGCCGGAGTTAGGTTCGGAAGTGCAGAAATCTACAATATACTGCTCAAACACTtcgcagaagaagtggaggatTCCTTGTGCATCGGACGGAGGCGAGACGGAATTGATACAGATGAGACTGTTGTCCTCTTCGTGAAGTTGGCCTCGCAGGAAAAGACCATACCTCAGGAGCTGGCAGCACGTATTCAAGCAACTATCCGCAAGGAGCTCAGCCCTCGGCATGTCCCGGGCATAGTGGACGCTTGTCCGGAGATTCCGGTCACGTCCAATGGCAAGAAAGTCGAGAATGCCGTGAAACAGATTTTGTGCGGCCTGAATATCAAGATCGGCGCCAGTGTTGCGAATGCCTCTTGCCTTGACTGGTATAGAGCATGGGCTACGGCGAATTCGTAA
- a CDS encoding uncharacterized protein (predicted protein), with amino-acid sequence MHLNFATQGIYMWAIGLVKISIGLFLLRFAPRKGYKIFIWVIIVLMLLYTTICFLTLVFQCKDIRSIWDMSVKSKCFTPTQLLELSYTNTALNILTDLIFAILPAFMLRIHNRHLQVNRRVKASLVCILGLGIFACAAAFVKLSVLPNYGRTGDFLWDYSTLTIWVVVESNMGIIAGSLPTLKPLFKQVLGSYGSRSKTRPYNTYGSKQYRLRSLSRSRQGQSQTLHSAPRSRTEAEADQKLPTSRHFATTTTTTTTTYPGNDSSNSSEEYILSPTGPEGIMCTTEVMVSHTSEARNSARGKKAAHFGRDDMV; translated from the exons ATGCATTTGAACTTCGCCACGCAAGGCATCTACATGTGGGCGATCGGTCTCGTAAAGATCTCCATTGGGCTGTTCCTCTTGCGCTTTGCCCCGCGAAAGGGTTACAAGATCTTCATTTGGGTTATAATTG TGCTCATGCTCCTTTACACAACGATTTGTTTCTTG ACCCTCGTTTTCCAATGTAAAGATATCCGGAGTATCTGGGACATGTCGGTCAAGTCGAAATGTTTTACCCCCACGCAATTACTGGAGCTGAGCTATACCAATACTG CGCTGAATATCTTGACGGATCTTATCTTCGCCATCCTCCCGGCCTTTATGTTAAG GATCCATAACAGACACCTTCAAGTGAATCGTCGGGTCAAAGCCTCGCTGGTCTGTATTCTGGGACTGGGAATCTT CGCCTGCGCCGCCGCATTTGTCAAACTCTCAGTCCTCCCCAACTATGGCCGCACAGGCGATTTCCTCTGGGACTACTCCACGCTCACAATCTGGGTCGT TGTCGAATCCAACATGGGTATAATCGCCGGCAGTCTCCCAACCCTCAAACCCCTCTTCAAGCAAGTCCTCGGCAGCTACGGCTCCCGCTCAAAGACCCGCCCCTACAACACCTACGGCAGCAAACAATACCGCCTCCGCTCGCTATCTCGCTCCCGCCAAGGCCAATCCCAAACCCTCCACAGCGCACCCCGAAGTCGCACCGAAGCCGAGGCAGACCAAAAGCTCCCAACCTCCCGACATTTCgccacaacaaccacaaccacaaccaccacctaCCCCGGAAACGACAGCAGCAACTCCAGCGAAGAGTATATCCTGTCGCCCACCGGTCCGGAGGGTATCATGTGCACCACTGAGGTAATGGTATCACATACCTCAGAAGCGCGAAATTCAGCACGCGGGAAGAAGGCAGCGCATTTTGGGCGCGATGATATGGTTTAA